A region from the Microcella frigidaquae genome encodes:
- the glmU gene encoding bifunctional UDP-N-acetylglucosamine diphosphorylase/glucosamine-1-phosphate N-acetyltransferase GlmU: MTDSRLAVVVLAAGQGTRMKSQTPKVLHRLAGVPLIGHVLATARALDPAHVVAVVRHERDVVAAAIAELDAHAIIADQDEIPGTGRAVEAALAALPADFDGDVLVVSGDVPLLDADTLAGLLAEHRARTAAATVLSAELDDATGYGRIVRGSDGGLDRIVEQKDASDDERALTEVNSGTYVFSLAPLRQKLALVSTDNAAQEKYLTDVIGLLRGDGHAVAALPAGQSWIVAGVNDRVQLADAALRLNAMIVRGWQLAGVTISDPGSVWIDRTVTLEADSEVLPGTQLKGATTVATGAVVGPDTTLVDTEVGAGARVSRTDATLAVIGAGASVGPFAYLRPGTVIGDKGKVGTFVETKNTTLGAGAKVPHLSYIGDTTVGEGSNIGAGTITANYDGVNKHRTEVGAHTRTGSHNVFVAPVTIGDGAYTGAGTVVRKDVPPGALAVNVAPQRNVERWVAANRPGTAAAEAAAAASDPVPDGGAAGAAPDPQ; the protein is encoded by the coding sequence ATGACCGACTCGCGCCTCGCCGTCGTCGTGCTCGCCGCTGGGCAGGGCACGCGCATGAAGTCGCAGACGCCGAAGGTGCTGCACCGGCTCGCGGGCGTTCCGCTGATCGGGCACGTGCTCGCCACGGCGCGAGCCCTCGACCCGGCGCACGTCGTCGCCGTCGTGCGGCACGAGCGCGACGTGGTCGCCGCGGCGATCGCCGAGCTGGATGCGCACGCGATCATCGCCGATCAAGACGAGATCCCCGGCACGGGACGGGCGGTCGAGGCGGCGCTCGCCGCGCTGCCCGCCGACTTCGACGGCGATGTACTCGTCGTCTCGGGCGACGTGCCGCTGCTCGACGCCGACACTCTCGCCGGCCTGCTCGCCGAGCACCGCGCTCGCACTGCGGCCGCGACGGTGCTCAGCGCTGAGCTCGACGACGCGACCGGGTACGGCCGCATCGTGCGCGGCAGCGACGGCGGTCTCGACCGCATCGTCGAGCAGAAGGACGCCTCCGACGACGAGCGCGCCCTCACCGAGGTCAACTCGGGCACCTACGTCTTCAGCCTCGCCCCACTGCGGCAGAAGCTCGCCCTCGTCTCCACCGACAACGCGGCGCAGGAGAAGTACCTCACCGACGTCATCGGCCTGCTGCGCGGCGACGGCCACGCGGTCGCGGCCCTGCCCGCCGGCCAGAGCTGGATCGTCGCCGGGGTCAACGATCGCGTGCAGCTCGCCGATGCGGCGCTGCGTCTCAACGCGATGATCGTCCGCGGATGGCAGCTCGCCGGCGTGACCATCAGCGACCCGGGCAGCGTCTGGATCGACCGCACCGTCACCCTCGAGGCCGACTCCGAGGTGCTGCCCGGCACGCAGCTGAAGGGCGCCACCACGGTCGCGACCGGCGCCGTCGTCGGCCCCGACACGACGCTCGTCGACACCGAGGTCGGCGCGGGTGCGCGCGTGAGCCGCACCGACGCGACGCTCGCGGTGATCGGGGCGGGAGCATCCGTCGGGCCCTTCGCCTACCTGCGCCCCGGCACCGTCATCGGCGACAAGGGCAAGGTCGGCACCTTCGTCGAGACGAAGAACACGACCCTCGGGGCGGGCGCGAAGGTGCCGCACCTGTCGTATATCGGCGACACGACGGTCGGTGAGGGCAGCAACATCGGAGCGGGCACCATCACCGCCAACTACGACGGGGTCAACAAGCACCGCACCGAAGTCGGAGCACACACCCGAACGGGGTCTCACAACGTCTTCGTCGCCCCCGTTACGATTGGCGACGGAGCGTACACGGGAGCCGGAACGGTCGTCCGCAAGGATGTGCCCCCCGGTGCCCTGGCGGTGAACGTCGCCCCGCAGCGGAACGTCGAACGCTGGGTGGCAGCCAACCGTCCGGGCACGGCGGCGGCGGAGGCGGCTGCGGCCGCATCCGACCCGGTACCGGATGGCGGCGCCGCCGGCGCCGCTCCCGACCCGCAGTAA
- a CDS encoding L-serine ammonia-lyase, with amino-acid sequence MSIPIAVATPLAERAFISALDLFKVGIGPSSSHTVGPLRAARAFVDGLDRDGLLERVASVECILFGSLGSTGVGHGTPGAVLAGLAGYAVETVTRDDVERVTAEAESGMLRLAGRHPITLRTAPSSPLGQVRATGTVIPAPAGAGDTVDSWLIFAPREVKPRHPNALTLSARDAAGALLAESTYYSVGGGFVEREGDDDGPGAGSTPVPYPFDTAVELLRLCRANALSIAELARANEAAVRGEAATSDAFAAIAQAMDDCIDAGLSATGTLPGGLNVPRRAAGMAERLRGLDAAGERDCSLEWLQAYAIAVNEENAAGGRVVTAPTNGAAGIIPAVLRHALDVIPVPDRARAREEFLLVAAAIGSLIKANASISGAEAGCQGEVGSAASMAAAGFAHLLGASNEQIENAAEIAMEHSLGLTCDPVAGLVQLPCIERNAIGAGKAVAAARLAMHGDGTHLISFDTVVETMRQTGDDMSRKYKETSEGGLAVNVVEC; translated from the coding sequence GTGAGCATCCCGATCGCCGTCGCCACCCCTCTCGCCGAGCGCGCGTTCATCTCGGCCCTCGACCTGTTCAAGGTCGGCATCGGGCCGTCGAGCTCGCACACCGTCGGGCCGCTGCGAGCCGCCCGCGCCTTCGTCGACGGGCTCGACCGCGATGGCCTGCTCGAGCGGGTCGCGAGCGTCGAGTGCATCCTGTTCGGCTCGCTCGGCTCGACCGGGGTCGGCCACGGCACGCCGGGCGCCGTGCTGGCGGGCCTCGCCGGTTACGCGGTCGAGACGGTCACGCGCGATGACGTCGAGCGGGTCACCGCCGAGGCCGAATCCGGGATGCTCCGCCTCGCCGGCCGCCACCCCATCACGCTGCGCACCGCACCCTCGTCGCCGCTCGGGCAGGTGCGCGCCACCGGCACCGTCATCCCCGCCCCGGCGGGTGCGGGCGACACCGTCGACTCGTGGCTGATCTTCGCCCCGCGCGAGGTCAAGCCGCGCCACCCCAACGCCCTCACCCTCTCGGCCCGTGACGCCGCGGGCGCGCTGCTCGCCGAGTCGACGTACTACTCGGTCGGCGGCGGCTTCGTCGAGCGCGAGGGCGACGATGACGGCCCGGGGGCTGGCAGCACGCCCGTGCCGTACCCCTTCGACACCGCCGTCGAGCTGCTGCGGTTGTGCCGCGCGAACGCCCTCAGCATCGCCGAGCTCGCGCGCGCCAACGAGGCCGCCGTGCGCGGCGAGGCCGCGACGAGCGACGCGTTCGCCGCGATCGCGCAGGCGATGGACGACTGCATCGACGCCGGGCTCAGCGCCACGGGCACCCTGCCGGGCGGCCTCAACGTTCCGCGCCGCGCCGCGGGCATGGCCGAGCGGCTGCGCGGTCTCGACGCGGCGGGCGAGCGCGACTGCTCGCTCGAGTGGCTGCAGGCCTACGCCATCGCGGTCAACGAGGAGAACGCGGCGGGCGGCCGCGTCGTCACCGCGCCGACGAACGGGGCCGCGGGCATCATCCCCGCGGTGCTGCGGCACGCCCTCGACGTCATCCCCGTGCCCGACCGGGCGCGGGCGCGCGAGGAGTTCCTGCTGGTCGCCGCTGCGATCGGCAGCCTCATCAAGGCCAACGCGAGCATCTCGGGCGCCGAGGCGGGGTGCCAGGGCGAGGTTGGTTCGGCCGCCTCGATGGCAGCCGCCGGCTTCGCCCACCTGCTCGGCGCAAGCAACGAGCAGATCGAGAACGCCGCCGAGATCGCCATGGAGCACTCGCTCGGACTCACCTGCGACCCCGTCGCCGGGCTCGTGCAGCTGCCCTGCATCGAGCGCAACGCGATCGGCGCGGGCAAGGCCGTCGCTGCCGCGCGCCTGGCGATGCACGGCGACGGCACGCACCTCATCAGCTTCGACACCGTGGTCGAGACCATGCGGCAGACCGGTGACGACATGTCGCGCAAGTACAAGGAGACCAGCGAGGGCGGCCTCGCCGTCAACGTGGTGGAGTGCTGA
- a CDS encoding signal peptidase II: protein MTDAAAPEREPADQNATTTDAEAAAEPIETLPIRRVLPWTLLWAAGIIVFDQGTKFWAEATLERGVGVPVIGEWIQWRLVYNPGAAFGIGGDFTWILTLVAAAAVIGISVFVSRISSVPWALAAGALLGGAISHLGDRLFREPGFARGEIVDFIDYFGFFVGNVTDIALVGGAIAIVLLSLLGVSPRRPVRREPDPSPAAPSAETH, encoded by the coding sequence ATGACCGACGCCGCAGCGCCCGAGCGCGAGCCCGCCGACCAGAATGCGACCACGACGGATGCGGAGGCCGCGGCCGAGCCGATCGAGACGCTGCCCATCCGCCGCGTGCTGCCGTGGACCCTCCTGTGGGCCGCGGGCATCATCGTGTTCGACCAGGGCACGAAGTTCTGGGCCGAGGCCACCCTCGAACGCGGCGTGGGTGTGCCCGTGATCGGCGAGTGGATCCAGTGGCGCTTGGTCTACAACCCCGGCGCCGCGTTCGGTATCGGCGGCGACTTCACCTGGATCCTCACGCTGGTCGCCGCGGCGGCCGTGATCGGCATCTCGGTGTTCGTCTCGCGCATCTCAAGCGTGCCGTGGGCGCTCGCGGCGGGCGCGCTGCTCGGCGGGGCGATCAGCCACCTGGGTGACCGGCTCTTCCGCGAGCCGGGCTTCGCGCGCGGCGAGATCGTCGACTTTATCGACTACTTCGGGTTCTTCGTCGGCAACGTGACCGACATCGCCCTCGTCGGCGGCGCGATCGCGATCGTGCTGCTGAGCCTTCTCGGCGTCAGCCCGCGACGACCCGTGCGCCGTGAACCGGACCCGTCGCCCGCAGCACCGTCAGCCGAGACGCACTGA
- a CDS encoding MarR family winged helix-turn-helix transcriptional regulator, with translation MTARDEVDRIVEAWRRERPELDVEPLQVLSRVSRLARHLDLARKQAFAASELESWEFDVLSALRRAGDPYELSPKALLQQTLVSSGTMTNRIDRLATRGLVERRTDPNDGRSIRVRMTDEGRRRVDRAIDQLMVGEAALLQRLSRADQERLAGLLRTLSADFDDEAAEL, from the coding sequence ATGACCGCCCGCGACGAAGTCGACCGCATCGTCGAGGCGTGGCGCCGCGAGCGGCCCGAGCTCGACGTCGAGCCGCTGCAGGTGCTGTCGCGGGTGAGCAGGCTGGCGCGGCACCTCGACCTGGCGCGCAAGCAGGCCTTCGCCGCGAGCGAGCTCGAGTCGTGGGAGTTCGACGTGCTCTCCGCCCTGCGCCGCGCGGGCGACCCGTACGAGCTGAGCCCGAAGGCCCTGCTGCAGCAGACGCTCGTGTCGAGCGGCACCATGACCAATCGCATCGACCGGCTCGCGACCCGCGGCCTCGTCGAGCGGCGAACCGACCCGAACGATGGCCGCAGCATCCGCGTGCGGATGACCGACGAGGGCCGTCGCCGCGTCGACCGCGCCATCGACCAGCTCATGGTCGGCGAGGCCGCGCTGCTGCAGCGCCTGAGCCGCGCCGACCAGGAGCGCCTGGCTGGGCTGCTGCGCACGCTGAGCGCCGACTTCGACGACGAGGCCGCCGAGCTCTAG
- a CDS encoding ribose-phosphate diphosphokinase yields the protein MASIKITGQKRLVIVTGRAHPALAEQVAAELETEIVPTDTRTFANGEIYARYEESVRGCDAFVLQSHAAPINEALMEQLIMVDALKRASAKRITVVAPFYPYARQDKKGRGREPISARLVADLYKAAGADRIMSVDLHAAQIQGFFDGPVDHLFAMPVLLEHFRAQLDPATLTVVSPDMGRVRVADIWSDKLGAPLAIIHKRRDPMVHNQVSVHEIVGEVEGRVCLLVDDMIDTGRTIVKAAEALKKNGAIGVVVAATHAVFSDPAFEILQSEAVDQVVVTDTLPVPEDKRWDRLTVLPIAPLIARAIHEVFDDGSVTSMFDGAA from the coding sequence ATGGCCAGCATCAAGATCACCGGCCAGAAGCGCCTCGTCATCGTGACCGGTCGGGCGCATCCCGCCCTCGCGGAGCAGGTCGCGGCCGAGCTCGAGACCGAGATCGTTCCCACCGATACCCGCACCTTCGCCAACGGCGAGATCTACGCCCGGTACGAGGAGAGCGTGCGCGGCTGCGATGCCTTCGTGCTGCAGTCGCACGCGGCGCCGATCAACGAGGCGCTCATGGAGCAGCTGATCATGGTCGATGCCCTCAAGCGTGCCTCGGCCAAGCGCATCACCGTCGTGGCACCCTTCTACCCCTACGCCCGCCAGGACAAGAAGGGGCGCGGCCGCGAGCCCATCTCGGCCCGCCTCGTCGCCGACCTGTACAAGGCGGCGGGCGCCGACCGCATCATGAGCGTCGACCTGCACGCCGCGCAGATCCAGGGATTCTTCGACGGACCGGTCGACCACCTGTTCGCCATGCCCGTGCTGCTCGAGCACTTCCGCGCCCAGCTCGACCCCGCGACCCTCACCGTCGTGTCGCCCGACATGGGCCGCGTGCGCGTCGCCGACATCTGGAGCGACAAGCTCGGTGCGCCGCTCGCCATCATCCACAAGCGCCGCGATCCGATGGTGCACAACCAGGTCTCCGTGCACGAGATCGTCGGCGAGGTCGAGGGCCGCGTCTGCCTGCTCGTCGACGACATGATCGACACCGGCCGCACGATCGTGAAAGCCGCCGAAGCGCTCAAGAAGAACGGCGCGATCGGCGTCGTCGTCGCCGCCACCCACGCCGTGTTCAGCGACCCGGCCTTCGAGATCCTGCAGAGCGAGGCGGTCGACCAGGTCGTCGTGACCGACACCCTGCCGGTGCCGGAGGACAAGCGCTGGGACCGCCTCACCGTGCTGCCGATCGCCCCGCTCATCGCGCGGGCGATCCACGAGGTCTTCGACGACGGCTCGGTGACCAGCATGTTTGATGGCGCTGCCTAA
- the rlmC gene encoding 23S rRNA (uracil(747)-C(5))-methyltransferase RlmC, with amino-acid sequence MQCHYFDAGVCRSCTFMGQPYAEQVAGKEALARGLLAPFGAAHWLPAVASSESGFRAKAKMVVGGTVDAPTLGILDAAGRGVDLRTCGIIAPGILAAFPALIASITRMGLAPYEVPARRGELKHLIVTEAGDGALMVRYVVRTEGAVARIRRHLSWLQDALPPLAVITANLLPEHKAVLEGEVEHVLTERDVLPMGVGDVTLQVRPQSFVQTNTAIAAALYRQARDWVDALEPASVWDLYCGVGGFALHSAGPAGSARTVLGVEVSADAVESAELARDALFAAADDRRRIRFVAADATAFALAAAPDAVPALVIVNPPRRGLGADLAGWLERRGPAHVVYSSCNVESLARDLAAMPSYRVARARVLDMFPQSSHFEVITLLERA; translated from the coding sequence ATGCAGTGCCACTACTTCGACGCCGGCGTGTGCCGCTCGTGCACCTTCATGGGGCAGCCCTATGCCGAGCAGGTCGCCGGCAAGGAGGCGCTCGCGCGCGGGCTGCTCGCGCCGTTCGGCGCAGCGCACTGGCTGCCCGCGGTGGCGAGCTCCGAGAGCGGCTTCCGCGCGAAGGCGAAGATGGTCGTCGGGGGCACGGTCGACGCTCCGACCCTCGGCATTCTCGACGCCGCGGGGCGCGGCGTCGACCTGCGCACCTGCGGCATCATCGCGCCGGGCATCCTCGCGGCCTTCCCCGCGCTCATCGCGAGCATCACCCGCATGGGCCTCGCGCCGTACGAGGTTCCGGCCCGGCGCGGCGAGCTCAAGCACCTGATCGTCACCGAGGCGGGCGACGGGGCGCTCATGGTGCGGTACGTCGTGCGCACGGAGGGGGCGGTGGCGCGCATCCGTCGTCACCTGTCCTGGCTGCAGGATGCCCTGCCGCCGCTCGCCGTCATCACCGCGAACCTGCTGCCCGAGCACAAGGCGGTGCTCGAGGGCGAGGTCGAGCACGTGCTCACCGAGCGGGACGTGCTGCCGATGGGCGTCGGCGACGTGACCCTGCAGGTGCGGCCGCAGAGCTTCGTGCAGACCAACACCGCCATCGCCGCGGCTCTCTACCGGCAGGCGCGCGACTGGGTCGACGCGCTCGAACCGGCCTCGGTGTGGGATCTCTACTGCGGCGTCGGCGGGTTCGCGCTGCACAGCGCGGGCCCCGCGGGCTCGGCGCGCACAGTACTCGGCGTCGAGGTCTCGGCCGACGCGGTGGAGAGCGCCGAGCTCGCGCGCGACGCGCTGTTCGCCGCCGCCGACGATCGGCGCCGCATCCGCTTCGTCGCCGCCGACGCGACCGCCTTCGCTCTGGCGGCGGCCCCGGATGCGGTGCCCGCGCTCGTCATCGTCAACCCGCCCCGCCGCGGGCTCGGAGCCGACCTCGCCGGGTGGCTCGAGCGCCGCGGCCCGGCGCACGTCGTCTACAGCAGCTGCAACGTCGAATCGCTCGCCCGCGACCTCGCCGCGATGCCCTCGTACCGGGTCGCGCGGGCGCGCGTGCTCGACATGTTCCCGCAGTCGAGCCACTTCGAGGTCATCACTTTGCTCGAGCGCGCCTGA
- a CDS encoding 4-(cytidine 5'-diphospho)-2-C-methyl-D-erythritol kinase, with protein sequence MSSGARDQAVHVRAPGKINVFMKVGALQDDGYHDVATAYQAISLFEEVSARPADDFSVRFSGPIDTRGLATDGSNLAIKAARLLARVADYRGGVALEIEKHVPIAGGMGGGSADAAATLVACDHLWGTGLSRDELHDLAAELGADVPFALMGGTAVGTGRGDQLSPALAQGTFHWVLALADVGLSTPEVYAELDRHRDRHVHDIAPPVEQPTVDIEVLQALRAGDPHQLAEYLYNDLQAPALHLEPSLAATLETGELQGALAGIVSGSGPTVAFLAADQDAALELQVALSASRLTVLRATGPVHGARVVAG encoded by the coding sequence ATGAGCTCGGGGGCGCGCGATCAGGCGGTGCACGTTCGGGCGCCCGGCAAGATCAACGTCTTCATGAAGGTCGGTGCGCTGCAGGACGACGGCTACCACGATGTCGCGACCGCGTACCAGGCGATCTCGCTCTTCGAGGAGGTCTCCGCCCGCCCGGCCGACGACTTCTCGGTGCGCTTCAGCGGGCCGATCGATACGCGCGGTCTCGCGACCGATGGGTCGAACCTCGCTATCAAGGCCGCCCGCCTGCTGGCGCGCGTCGCCGACTACCGCGGCGGGGTGGCGCTCGAGATCGAGAAGCACGTGCCGATCGCGGGCGGTATGGGCGGCGGCTCGGCCGACGCGGCGGCGACGCTCGTGGCGTGCGACCACCTGTGGGGCACGGGGCTCAGCCGCGACGAGCTGCACGACCTCGCGGCCGAGCTCGGGGCCGACGTGCCGTTCGCGCTCATGGGCGGCACCGCCGTCGGCACCGGTCGCGGCGACCAGCTGTCGCCCGCGCTCGCGCAGGGAACCTTCCACTGGGTACTTGCCCTCGCCGACGTCGGCCTGAGCACGCCCGAGGTGTACGCCGAGCTCGATCGGCACCGCGATCGGCACGTGCACGACATCGCGCCGCCCGTCGAACAGCCGACCGTCGACATTGAGGTGCTGCAGGCGCTGCGCGCGGGCGACCCGCACCAGCTCGCCGAGTACCTCTACAACGACCTGCAGGCTCCGGCGCTGCACCTCGAGCCGAGCCTCGCCGCGACGCTCGAGACGGGCGAGCTGCAGGGGGCGCTCGCTGGCATCGTGTCAGGGTCGGGCCCGACGGTCGCCTTCCTGGCGGCCGATCAGGATGCCGCGCTCGAGCTGCAGGTCGCGCTCAGTGCGTCTCGGCTGACGGTGCTGCGGGCGACGGGTCCGGTTCACGGCGCACGGGTCGTCGCGGGCTGA
- a CDS encoding ABC-F family ATP-binding cassette domain-containing protein, with amino-acid sequence MAHLLGAEQLRVEYPTRVVLDGVTIGIGDGDRIGVVGRNGDGKSTLLRILAGKQQPDAGRVTRRSGITLGMLDQADELATGRTVLETVVGDRPEHEWAGDRNVRDVLAGLIADIPGHTLVDDLSGGQRRRVALAALLSREWDIVVLDEPTNHLDIGGVAWLAEHLKRRWPAGQGALLVVTHDRWFLDEVSLDTWEVHDRIVEPFEGGYAAYVLQRMERDRQAATVEAKRQNLMKKELAWLRRGAPARTSKPKFRIEAANALIADVPPLRDTVELTQLATSRLGKDVIDLLDASVSYGDRAVLHGIEWRIAPGERTGILGVNGAGKSTLLKLIDGSLEPTSGRVKRGKTVVVATLDQQLADLRAVENERVSAFVAGKRASYVAGGKELTPGQLLERLGFTSAQLSTPVKDLSGGQKRRLQLLLILLDEPNVLIMDEPTNDMDTDMLAAIEDLLDSWPGTLIVVSHDRYLLERVTDQQYAVLPGPDGVGRLRHLPGGVDEYLRLAATAAGPAQGAGRATVASVTGASAASVDSRGSGAASPDRSVDSRVPDAAPSAPALSGAERRAAEKELASIERRIEKLTAQTDALHVLLAEHDMSDYEGLAARNAELQAVQAEVEQLEHRWLELGELLG; translated from the coding sequence ATGGCCCACCTCCTGGGAGCCGAGCAGCTCCGCGTCGAATACCCCACCCGTGTCGTGCTCGACGGGGTGACGATCGGCATCGGCGACGGCGACCGCATCGGCGTCGTGGGGCGCAACGGCGACGGCAAGTCGACCCTGCTGCGCATCCTCGCCGGAAAGCAGCAGCCCGATGCCGGCCGCGTCACGCGCCGCAGCGGCATCACGCTCGGCATGCTCGACCAGGCCGACGAGCTCGCCACTGGGCGCACGGTGCTCGAGACCGTCGTGGGCGATCGGCCCGAGCACGAGTGGGCCGGCGATCGGAACGTGCGGGATGTTCTCGCCGGGCTCATCGCGGACATCCCAGGCCACACGCTCGTCGACGACCTGTCGGGCGGTCAGCGCCGCCGCGTGGCCCTCGCCGCGCTGCTCAGCCGCGAATGGGACATCGTGGTGCTCGACGAGCCGACCAACCACCTCGACATCGGCGGGGTCGCCTGGCTCGCCGAGCATCTGAAGCGGCGCTGGCCGGCCGGGCAGGGCGCCCTGCTCGTCGTCACCCACGACCGCTGGTTCCTCGACGAGGTGAGCCTTGACACGTGGGAGGTGCACGACCGCATCGTCGAGCCCTTTGAGGGCGGCTATGCGGCCTACGTGCTGCAGCGCATGGAGCGCGACCGCCAAGCCGCGACGGTCGAGGCCAAGCGCCAGAACCTCATGAAGAAGGAGCTCGCCTGGCTGCGCCGCGGGGCGCCGGCGCGCACGTCGAAGCCGAAGTTCCGCATCGAGGCGGCGAACGCGCTCATCGCCGACGTGCCGCCGCTGCGCGACACCGTCGAGCTCACCCAGCTGGCCACCTCGCGGCTCGGAAAGGACGTCATCGACCTGCTCGACGCCTCGGTGTCGTACGGTGACCGCGCGGTGCTGCACGGCATCGAGTGGCGCATCGCGCCCGGTGAGCGCACGGGAATTCTCGGCGTGAACGGCGCCGGCAAGTCGACGCTGCTGAAGCTCATCGACGGTTCGCTCGAGCCGACGAGCGGTCGGGTGAAGCGCGGCAAGACCGTTGTCGTCGCGACCCTCGACCAGCAGCTGGCAGACCTGCGCGCGGTCGAGAACGAGCGCGTCAGCGCCTTCGTCGCCGGCAAGCGCGCGAGCTACGTCGCCGGCGGCAAGGAGCTCACACCGGGCCAGCTGCTCGAGCGGCTCGGCTTCACCTCGGCGCAGCTGTCGACCCCGGTGAAAGACCTCAGCGGTGGGCAGAAGCGCCGCCTCCAACTGCTGCTGATCCTGCTCGACGAGCCGAACGTGCTCATCATGGACGAGCCCACCAACGACATGGACACCGACATGCTCGCCGCGATCGAAGACCTGCTCGACTCGTGGCCGGGCACCCTCATCGTGGTGTCGCACGATCGCTACCTGCTCGAGCGCGTCACCGACCAGCAGTACGCCGTGCTGCCCGGGCCGGACGGGGTCGGCCGCCTGCGGCACCTGCCCGGCGGGGTCGACGAATACCTGCGCCTGGCGGCGACCGCGGCCGGGCCGGCGCAGGGTGCGGGTCGCGCCACCGTGGCCTCGGTGACGGGCGCGAGCGCCGCTTCCGTGGATTCGCGAGGCTCCGGCGCAGCATCCCCCGACCGTTCCGTGGATTCGCGAGTGCCCGATGCCGCGCCCTCCGCCCCGGCCCTCTCCGGCGCCGAGCGCCGCGCCGCCGAGAAGGAGCTCGCGAGCATCGAGCGCCGCATCGAGAAGCTCACCGCGCAGACGGATGCCCTGCACGTGCTGCTCGCCGAGCACGACATGAGCGACTACGAGGGTCTCGCCGCGCGCAACGCCGAGCTTCAAGCCGTGCAGGCCGAAGTCGAGCAGTTGGAGCACCGCTGGCTCGAGCTGGGCGAGCTGCTCGGCTAG
- the pstC gene encoding phosphate ABC transporter permease subunit PstC, which yields MTAAPGNVELADDRPIALTVHRARPDRIFRRLAFAGGVSVLAIMLLVGIFLAIRASDALSVAGWSFFTEQAWEPDTGRFGIVAIIVGTILIALVAIIVAVPLASACALYITQFAPQRIRGTLISLVDLMAAIPSIVFGLWGFFWLQGEVVPVAKWISQNLGFIPIFAVRGADPNDPLAPTTVFTSSTFIAGLVVAMMVTPIITSIMREVFDQAPIGEREGALALGATRWSMITSVILPFGRAGMIGGSMLGLGRALGETIAVYIIISPVFEIQPRILENGAMSVSSLIALRYGEATQFGMSALMAAGLSLFLMTLAVNFAASFIVARSRSGASS from the coding sequence ATGACCGCGGCACCGGGAAACGTCGAACTGGCGGACGATCGACCGATCGCCCTGACGGTTCATCGTGCGCGCCCTGACCGCATTTTTCGGCGTCTCGCCTTCGCAGGCGGCGTTTCGGTGCTCGCGATCATGCTGCTGGTTGGCATCTTCTTGGCGATTCGTGCGTCTGACGCGCTGTCCGTCGCCGGGTGGAGCTTTTTCACCGAGCAGGCCTGGGAGCCGGACACGGGCCGTTTCGGCATCGTCGCCATCATCGTCGGCACGATCCTGATCGCTCTCGTCGCGATCATCGTCGCGGTGCCGCTTGCCTCTGCTTGCGCGCTCTACATCACGCAGTTCGCTCCGCAGCGCATTCGGGGGACCCTGATCTCGTTGGTCGACCTCATGGCGGCGATCCCGAGCATCGTCTTTGGGCTGTGGGGCTTCTTCTGGCTGCAGGGTGAAGTAGTTCCGGTCGCCAAGTGGATCTCGCAGAATCTCGGCTTCATTCCGATCTTCGCCGTCCGCGGTGCTGACCCGAACGACCCCCTCGCCCCGACGACCGTCTTCACGTCCTCGACCTTCATCGCCGGTCTCGTGGTCGCGATGATGGTGACCCCCATCATCACCTCGATCATGCGCGAGGTTTTCGATCAGGCACCGATCGGCGAGCGTGAGGGTGCGCTGGCGCTCGGCGCGACGCGGTGGTCGATGATCACGTCGGTGATCCTGCCGTTCGGTCGCGCCGGGATGATCGGCGGAAGCATGCTGGGGCTCGGGCGTGCTCTCGGGGAGACGATCGCTGTGTACATCATCATCTCCCCCGTCTTCGAGATCCAGCCGCGCATCCTCGAGAACGGGGCTATGTCGGTCTCGTCCCTGATTGCTCTTCGCTACGGCGAGGCGACACAGTTCGGGATGTCCGCTCTCATGGCCGCGGGCCTCTCCCTGTTCCTGATGACTCTCGCCGTCAACTTCGCCGCATCGTTCATCGTCGCCCGCTCGCGATCGGGGGCGAGCAGCTGA